catgattaataaaaaataagagatattttttttcccacGCCCTCCCATTTTTCggtatatgcatataaatagCTTCAAAAAAACCcactaaaaaaattgtaaaaaggTCACAAAAATACACACTTTCATCGAAGTTATTAATAAAGGGAAGTTAAGAGAAAGCATTCGaagtaatattatatattttatattatttattattgtttgaaatttttttttgtatctcaaattattatgcatttttttttatttcatttctctttttcataatattgtaTAGCCCCTTTCCAGCTAGCTAAAATATTcaagaaattaaaaatcaggggtatttaaaaaaaaagtgtatgtgtgtatatataaaaggcTCATTGAgatgaatatttatttgcaCACATAATTACGCAAGAAATTATTTCAATGCAAAACTTATTATGTATAAGTATTTCCACTTTATTCTATATAGCCACCTATAAAAAGTATTTGAATTGGGCTCTTCACTGATTCCCTTATTTCTTTTGGTTTTAAAAATGGAGTTAAATTTAGACGATTTTAATGATTTCGACCGGTtagataatattttaataaatgaaatagagaaagaaaaaaaacaaaatgttGGAGACAAGCGTAAATTTGACATATACGATGATTATCAAGAGTTACTAAATActaaaatacaaaaaaaaaataataaaaaaaaagagactgtaaataataattatgacAATGTCagtaatatttatgaacaAGGTCaggaaaatatacaaacaaatgataattatcatatattattcaatCGAGAATTTCACAACCACTACATATTTAATGATTATAAATACTTAAAAGAATAtgtgtataaaaataatttaatgagtgatgatatatattttaaaaaggaTGAAgttataatgaaaaataaaattgattcACAAAAAATGTTTCAAACTAATGAAGATTTAActgattttataaaaatttacgatgttaataataattatccaccaatttatttgaatttatttaaaaaatcagATACAGACACTACTTCTCAATCGCCTTATAATTACCCACTCAAAACTCATGGCGAAGAAGATATACCAtcaaatttacaaaaacaaaatatatctatatttacaaaatcgaaaaaagaaaattttagGGATATGCTAGAAAGAGTATTAAACGAAATAAAAcaagaaaatatagataaagaaagaaaaaataaaggtGAATATACATctacaaataatttaatgtctaaagaaaatgatgaatctaatatattttctcaAAAAATGCCTACTGAAAATGTTAATTTTgtagaaaaatatagaggcaaatatttttcagaGCTTTTAACAGATGAAGCTATAAATAGGGAAGCCATTTTATGGATAAAACAATGGAAcgatttaataaaaaaagaaaaagaagttatctataaaaataatgaagaagaaaaaaaagaatattttaaaaaatttaacgaatttccaaaaatattattattaggtGGTTCAGCAGGAAAAGGAAAAACTACTTTAGCTTATGTAATTGCTAatcattttaaatttaatgttATTGAAATAAATGGTAGTGATGATAGAAATAAAGAAACTCTGATCCCATTTATAGAATCCATTGTTTGTAATAATTCAATTGGATCGAAACCTAACATCTGTATAATTGATGAAATCGATGGATTATCTAGTACATATCAAAACATTGAAGCtattatgaattttttaaataaaaaagataaaaaaaatatgagtataataaaaagaccaattatatgtatatgcaatgatatatatcataaaagtttaaaagaattaagaaaaatttGTAAAGTTGTTTTggttgaaaatattaatatacaaATGTTAAAAGGAagaattaattatatatgtgataaggaaaatattaaaattagtAATGAAGccataaataaattaatagaCATTTATAAATCAGATATTAGAGCAATTCTTAACAcaatttatttcctttCCATAGGGTTACGATCATTAAATTTGAATGGAAATACAAACAATGGTGAAGGTACTAACTCAACATCTTATactaattttaataataaaactataATTACTTTAGATACTCttaatttgtatttatttcacAAAGATGCAAACAACAATTATATTGAATTgctaaatattatatatgtcaaaaataaaaataaaaaattaataaaaaaattattgttaGAATGTTATAacttttttcatatatgtTTGGGAActgaatataattatttacaatcctattattatatatacgacaatttattaaatattccTTTTAATGATTTTGATTTTTCTAAACTTGGATATGGATTAGACTTTTTAGCATTTTGTGATCATTTagaatataaacaaaaacaaatattaaatttttcattacaaaaaatgttatatttatctgtttatttatttataattattatacatttaaACACTAATTCacatatacaatatatattaatgaacAATAGTACAAGCAAtcattttagaaaaaaacaaatcgatttaaaaaatatgaaaaataattttattaatgaCAAATTTGCAGTTAtcacatataaatatatatattcaaaatatttttattcagaaattttgaattatatatttgcatttttttatacaaatgaattttttttcaaaaatgtTCATTTATGGGGCAAACAAAATTACTACAAAGATATAGATTTTCCTAAATATATTCTAGTAccttatgaatataaaaatgttagtaaattcaaattattttctttgaAGCTTTTACTTTTAATGACAATCTTTAACATATCATTTACAAGTATTTCTTCTTCACTACCTCCAACTCAATCAGAATCCACAACTACAACTAAATCGATAACTAATCAAAACTTAAACAAACATAAtagttttttaaataataataatatgacaaaggtatatatattcgaTCCATTTGTTGATgatttgttaatatatgctcaaaaaaaaaataacattttttcttcttatccatataatcaaaataaacaaataaactATATGACAAATACatcttttaatttcaaAACTTTTCCAAATATTcttaataatgatatatgtGAAGCTTTgaatgatttaaaaaactggataaataacatatctgcaaaatataacaaaaaaaataaagaaaaacatCTAAATCAGATGCAAATTGTTAAATCATCTTATAAccataaaaatacaaaaaaatcgaTATTTGATGTTACATATGCTTCTAATTTTGAACAATCGCTAAcagatataattttaattgcATATCAAAATGGATATCAACATTCATAcaaacattattttttaaaccaacaaaatgaaagtgattatatagaaaataaacaaaagaATCAAAgttcaaatatattattagacCACATCATACCTCAAACTAAAATACTAAGCAATAAAGATAATTCCATATTCACTATTTCAGATTTAATTGCTCAAGAAAAAtcttatatgaaaaaatatataagtaataataaaaatatatatttttcaggaaaatatattaagaCATCAggttattataaaaatgtggaAGAACGATGTAATGCTGTTTTACAGccattaaatttttatgtcgtggaaaataaataactttttttttattttaataaattgttaaattatacaatacattattattttttttaaataataaatctctatgtatataaataacatcTTCTATTTGGATTGAAAACAATGTTTATGTATTTACatttcataatattatacatatgtatattataactGTTATTCATACTTTTCTATTTCTTTtccataaatatatgttactatttttcattatatttttttgaatttcaTCATAAGTTGAGTTTGTGataaaattcaaaataatcCCACTGGCCCAGGCCCACAAATGTGCCATTTAATTGAATCCAGCTTTTTAACTATACAActaaataagaaaaaataatttaaaaaaatataaatctagcaaaaaaaatattattttatatagcgtgtaataaaatgcaattatgtatatttttactttttctACATTTTGTACAAACACATACTAACGTGAGTAGCTCATAATGCTTACtcaatttacaaaataattaaaactccataaaacttttaatatatttatatttattttttcccttttttaataatgacaatttttttttttatatcacaATCCTTTCCGTTATAtgtattcatattttatgtacataaataaaatttattaaaaaaaagaatggGAACTAATAAACTTGAAAATCTGAAGAACAGTATAAATacatttgaaatatttatgaaccaatatattgtaaaatacaaaaatagcAAAGTTTGCTATATATGTAAGgtaaaaagaaatatacttccttaaaaatgttaatacaaatatgtacaaaaaatattatttacatcctatatgtttttatcatattattattattttctgtCTGCAcgtatatacaaaatatatacatccATCATTTcttatttgttatttcaATTTCcagaacaaaataaatatgaatgatattcaaaaaatggaaGACATTTGCCCTAAAATGtggaaatattttcatgGTATAATTAACCAGCCACAATGCCCTTTACAAaggttaaaaaaaaatctgACCgtgttcataattttttctcatttattttaaaaaaatgtatattattatgctaaatattatgaacaaagaataaataaaaaatctgcaaattattattttatataatccGCATGCATTTTAATATCATCATGTTGAAGTAGAGTACTCTACATATTGTCCCATGTTACAACACCTCatcattttaattttttttttctctttttatttttagttttGGAAAGGTTTTAAAAGTGAAAGATTTGCGATTTGAAGAACTTGAAAAGTATAAGGATATTTTACAAAGAAAGTAAAAGCCTTAATATAGATTTGCAAAAccattcatatatatagaattaaaaaaaaataaaagctattctttctttattattattttataaacttTCTATTTGttcttcatttatttatatattttttgtttagttttatttacacaactattattatttaaaaaaaacgtcgatattattttattcaatCACCAATGTCTTAAAAATGTGAAACTAAGAATTGGCTTGTTTAAGGAATATGCATATAGCACATACAATTTTAGCTTAACgcacaaattaaaaaaaaaaagagaaagaTAAAACAGAATGAggttgtattttttttttttttttaagcatAAGCCTTTAAGATctacaaataaatttgtgtgtaataacaaaacattttttttcctacttattgtattttcttatatttgtatttttcctgttttatgtatatgaaATGCACATTGTGCactactattttttttcaaacaataaataatatattgtgagtgaaaaaaatgaaaaatattatgtatgGTCATAAAACTTATGCATATGTATCATACAATATATTACTAGGATTATGAAAATGcataacataaaaaagtataatatatatatattacacaCACAAACACACACACATTTTGTTTACTCTCTTCTCCACATGcgtttttcatattattattattttttttataaagggaacgaaatataattatcatttatttttaaaaaccCGGTTGtgcatttattatttattcgcattttttttaatttttagcTGTCTAATTttgaagaaatatattgtatatatttttttttaattccttAATTGacagtaaaaataaattacaGTTCTCTACTTCGtgaatacatataatatacctTGGCGTATATATAAcgtttatattttccttattttgaaattttctttataatgcatgttaatatataaaaaaaaaaaacaaggGGGAGAAAACATAATTTGGCTATTTTAGCATGTATTcagataatatatataaatgtttaattatgataaaaaaaaatatacatgtaCATCTATATATGTGCATCTACTTGATATACTAAGTTTggtaaattttaaaaacataaaaaaagaatctAATAATATAGTAAAGCCAAAAATATGAAAGATAAAGAAATCGTAAAGTTAAATTCAAATGGTGATAACcatttaataaatcttAAAAATGTGcaagataaaaatttatcaaGTAGTGGCATTCCTTCTCGCTATTCATCATTTGAATCAGATGTACAAGCATCAAAACAAAAGGATGATCACATCTATAATACTGATAAActtaacaaaattatgaacaaCACTTCATCAATTGGTGATACTCAGTATTGTAACAATAGGATTGACGATACAAAATTACCAGAAAAacttttacaaaaatatttttcaaataattctacatataaatatactaaTTCGATAGAACACCAAAATATGATGAATGCACATAATGAAGATTTATCTacatatcaaaaaaatgaagcaGCTGAACatattgatataaataatcataataaagaacagaaaaaaaatgaacatgAAGAATTGAAGGGAGTTCatgatttaaattttcaaaataattcttataaaaaagaagaaatatgtgaaaaaaaattaatagaaCCCATAAAAAACAcatctataaaaaaagaagaggATCAAAAAGATACcatgaaaatatttgttaGTAATTACGgagataatatatatagaaacaCAGAAATATACAAAACTCACACAGAATCATGCAGAAATTTTACagatcaaaaatataaaactcaatattatgatgaaaataaactaTCACctctatataaaaataaaagtgataaattttatgatacATTTAgcgaagaaaaaaaagaattacATTTTAATTCGATAGATGAGTTGATGAAagaaatacaaatatttaataattctatGCAAACTATAACATCTAATGATCCGActtttatacaaaaaaataataaacatatttattcagaaaataattcaaataaaagagAAGCAaacgaaataaataacagTCTTATTATAGAAAACACAGTTAGTTGTTCTAATATATCGACAGATGCATGTTTTGGTGAATCGCCTCAAAATTCTAATCGAGAAAAATCAGATATCCTTGATAATGAAGAATATAATCTTCAGGAACACTCCAATAATAGTtgttatgaaaaaaatgaatccATAAAgagttttaaaaattttgttaaatcTGAAATAAAAACAGAAAACTCTATTTTGTTTACTGAGGATAAAGAGCCTCAACATACAGAATTAAAACAGGACAACTTAATGGGCAGTCAGTTAAATAAATCAGATGTAGAATACACTGATCAAGAATCTGATAATAACAACTCATGCAAACAAAATGATGTATCATCAATCTCAATGAAATTAACAGATGTAGAACCATATACCAAATTAGATAATGAAGAATCTATTGAAACTAGTAAAATATCATCTAATCAATGGgaagaaatgaaaaaaagtTTTTATGATATCGAAAATAACTTGCTTTATCTAAACagagaaaataattattcttTGGAACGAAACATAGAAGGAACCGAACTATTAAATGTAAACAATTCTGaaacaaataaagaaataaaatttgagAAAAATGAAACTCCTCAAATATCATATCATACTGATGAAtacaaagaaaaaaacgaagaaataataaaatcaCAATTAGATTCTGATAAAAAATCTACAATttacaattatatacataaagaTTCATTTCCAAACTATGAATATGATGATACTGAAACTAAACATCTAAATAttctaaaaaattgttcagaaaaagatgaagcatttcaaaacaaaaataatatatctgaacaatttaattataattatttacagGATTTCACTAATAAGCAAAATTCATTAAATGGTTTTACTCCAAAagattatcaaaataataacaattattattatactgATAAGGAAATTGATATACATTCCCCTTATGCTAGAAGAGATGTACTTCCGGATCTTAGCTTGGAAAGATGCATCTATTCGAAGGAGGGTTCTCCTAATGGTAAAACTGACACTCTTAATGGGCCTGACACATCTAATAGAACCGATGCATCTAGAATTAACTCAGCAGGAAAGGGAAGGACACCAAGAAGTTCAAAAAGTGGAGGATCTACTAAAACAGCTTTTGCAATCGTAAAAActggaaaaataaaacaagcAGAAAAGGATTTAGTTAAAACACCAAAAGTTTTCAAAAAAACTGAAGGAAATACAAGAACAAGTGTCAATGGAAATTCAAACGGAAATGTGGGAACAAAATCTCcttcaaattataatatttcatcaaGTGCAAATTATTCTACACATTGTAATAATGGAGGAAACGGGGTAACTCCTACATCTactaaaacaaataaaaatgaaaaagatataaCATACAATATGAATGTTGTAATTAGATGCAGACCAATGAGTAatagtgaaaaaaatgaaggagcaaaaaatgttataaaaattatggataataaaatgattgTGTTACTCGACCCAAGTGATAATACTGATAATGTATTAAGACAAAATAGAactaaagaaaaaagataTTGTTTCGATTACGtatttgatgaaaatagCACCCAAGAagatgtatataataatagtgtAAAACCATTGGTAGATGCAGTAATAAAAGGATACAACTCAACAGTATTTGCATATGGAGCTACTGGTGCAGGAAAAACCCACACAATTATaggttataaaaatgaaccCGGTATTATGATGATGATATTACAAGAtctatttaaaaaaattaaaaccTTAAAGGCTATGAAcgaatataaaataaaatgctcttttattgaaatatataatgaaaatatatgtgaTCTTTTGAACCCATCAAGTGAATATCTTGATTTAAGAGAAGATCCTGTAAAAGGTATAACTGTTTCTAACATTTTTGAAGTCTGTACTACATCTGTTGAAGAAATTATGGAATTAATTCATACAGGAAATAGAAATAGAACCCAAGAACCCACAGATGCAAATAGAACCAGCTCAAGAAGTCATGGAGTATTACAAGTAATAGTTGAAGAAACAGAAAAAGGACAAGGATTATATcaacaaacaaaaaaaggaaaattgTGTGTTATAGATCTAGCAGGAAGTGAAAGAGCTAGTCAAACTAATAATAAAGGAATGAGAATGTTAGAAGGtgcaaatataaatagatCTTTGTTAGCTCTAGGAAATGTTATAAATGCATTAGTATCTAGAAGTAAAGGAACTAGTAAATCGAATTTTATACCATTTAGAGATAGCAAATTAACAAGATTATTAAAAGATTCTTTAGGAGGCAATTGTAAAACATTAATGATTGCTAATATTAGTCCTTCACATCTATCTTATGAAGATACTCATAATACACTAAAATATGCAAATCGggcaaaaaatattaaaaatgttgtTACATCTAATTCTGTTGTAGTTAAACACCATTTAACTATgtatatagatataatcgaaaaattaaaaactgAAATAGAATGCTTAAAAGAAcaattaaatgataaagaaaaaacacaccattttataatatctGAATCTAATTCTACAAATTATGATTATTATGATTCAGTTAAAGATTGTGATAAAAATTCTTCTAGAGAGGAATTActcaatattatatatttcttaaaaCGTGAAAATCAAAAACTTAGATGCAATTTGGGTTCTATAACCCCACATATTTCAACTTCAGATTCTTCCACTCCCACAAAcgaatttattaaatatacagaagaaattaataatattaaaattgttaatgAAAAGTTATTtatagataataaaaaatttaaagtTAACATTCAAGAgtatattcaaataatagaaaatataaaagaagtTAATCACAAATATAAAGCTCAAATAAATTCTCTCAAAAATATGCTTTATAATCATGATGTTAGTCACCTTCAAATGCGTCTCTGGCTTGATGATCTTAAACGCAAATACACTCAATTAAAGGTTTGGAATAactaaattatattatgtcAGATTATAGTATTAGTCAAAAGCCATAGTATACTAGAACCGTAGTAGTCCTAACCTAGATGCAGAATCGATGGTTCATTATTCATTGTTTCGTTTATTTGTAGGAAAACATAACAGATAAAGACAATGCCCAACTCCTAGAAGGATTGCAAGATGAACTTAATAAAGTATATTAAGTTCCTTCTATTTGTACATCTTATTATCTATCCTAAACAtagaataattttttttttttaatatatataaacagGTTTTAAATGAAcgtaaacaaataaaaaattttattttgaatatcGAACAAAATCTtgttgaaaataaagaagtAAATATGGATGCACTTAAAGGAAATCAGATTAAAATGCTGGaagaaaatgtaaaaacaaattaaattgAAACATAGTGTAATACATTTACAATTATAATTAGGATAAATAACATCTATATGATAAATActtgttttatttcttaaaatatatacacttcactttttttagaaaaataaaatggaaaatcagttacaaataaatatcaacCAAACTAACaatttaataaacaaactagttgcaaatataaaagatgaTCAAATGAAGAGctttatgtatttattttatacaaaCACTATTCTTATGCAAGAACGAGAGGATTTCCAGGTAGCTCATTAAGGCGgaaaaattcaaaatagaaaaagaaacaaaTATAGTCAAAACGATTAGCACAACCCTttacttatttattattacaattttcTCAGGACATGTTTGAATTATCTTCTGTTATAATTAACCACAAAGAAAAACAACTTCAACAATTAATTGAAACATCAAAGATCTCAAATCTTTTTaacattataaaaaataaaatttaaaaatatttgaactttattttattatcaacaTTATTTGATTCCGTAATAATAGAATCcctaaaattaaaatacgATACGATCcaaattttgtattaaaaaagttaaGATGCAAAATGACGAAATTAAGTATGCAAAAGGCAAAAttaagaaataatattttaattcatatcgttttaaattatattaactttataatttattccACCTACATTTccaatttgtttttttttctttttttcaatataatgttcaatttttaaatcaaaaCTCAAACaaactattttaaatataataacttGCCATCATTgcctttttctttttaaatttgcgaaaaaaaaaaaaaaaaactcataataataattatatgaataaacaGGTTTCGAAACATCAAAGTGTAGAATAAAACATATGTAAATTGCAAAGTTATAGttaactatatatatatatacatacacaTATGCTATATGTTTCTTGAACAAGTTTCGACTcttaaataaatcaaagttcttttcttttgttCGGAATAGacgaatatatattataatcatATCAACCTTGAATCAATTAAttcaaaaatgaaaatcGAATCTAAGGAAATACAGAACTCATCAAAACTTCCAAACATAATTATAACTGGGACGCCAGGAGTTGGTAAAAGCACCTTATGTGAAGAATTAGTTGAAATCATAAATAAAGATTTTGAAGAAAAGTTTAGAATAGATGGAAAAGAACAACTAAAAATGatacatttaaatttatcaaatattataaaaaatgaaagatTATATGAAGAATATGATGACGAATTAGATGCAAGTATATTTAGTGAAGAACTAGTAaatcaaaaattaaaaaaattaaatttacaaaatggTGGTTATATAATAGATTTTCATgatgttaattttttatacgaaaataaatatatcgataaaatttttttattaacagcATCAACAAATGTTTTATACGAACGtttagaaaaaagaaattacacgaaagataaaattaaaaataatattgaatgTGAAATATTTCAGGTTATAAAAGAAGACATATTAGAGAATTATGAcgatgaaaatatttttgtagagttacaaaataataatttagaaGATCATGACAAAAACATTTCttttattcaaaaatgGATTCATTCTTATATGACTCAAGGGTTCTAAGAGATGCTTCCATTATGCATTCCTCTACATCGTTCCTTCAATTTTCCCATACACTTTTTAcactaattttttaatttttctatttatttCCTTGTTTTGTTTGCTTAGATTTTAAAACTTATACCCTTCATTTGTATGCATCTATTTTACGAGAAAAAACTAACATAGTTTGATGCAAAAAGAAATGGAAAGTCATTCTCTTATCCTAcacataaaaaatcaaatcTTTACATCTACgttataattatttcaaacaaatttactgataatatacaaacatatataatagatgAACATAAACGGGAAATACAATCTTATAATTTATCGcctcttttttttgtcatcatgtaaatatttatgttttaatataaCAAGTTTTGTGTTGTTATccttcaaataattttttggtaaaatatattcagaTGCAGCTAATAATTCTTTAAAGGTTGTTTTAAGAGTATTCGTTGTTACACCACAAACAGATGCAATTTGTGATAAATGTGGAAGctttatattcttttcCTCACTAGTATTTAACTCAACAATTAAATGAATAGAACCACCACATAACGAATTTAATCTATGAGATGTTGTAATCAAAGTTGTAGCTTTCTTAACAACATATTCTATTGCTTCAATTAAATCTGTGGATAATTGTAATCTATTTGATAAagaataaattaaatgagatatattttcattatagaCAAAAGCCCGAGACGgtaatactttttttaatttatttattgtttttcctaaatctttttctttataagATCTATCAAACGTTATTAATTCTTTAATGCTTTTTATATGACCCGCTTCTCTACACGCAAGGTAAACAACTGCTAACATGTTTAAGTTGTTTGCTCGGTTTTTTAATTGGTCCATATCCTAAAAACgtgcaatttttttaattatatttttcattttattttatttttatttttaatttcaagATAAAGAACATTCATGCCCACTCACCTGCAACTCTTTTGTTATTTCTTTAGCTCGCTCAATTACATTGCttctcaaaaaaaatgtttcacaaattaattttaaaatgttaaaaGCAGATAATAATGTTTGATCATTCTTATTAATCTGCGTCATCATATTAAGGTgttgtaattttttactCGATTTAATAAAAGTAGTGCTagttaaattattttctaacCATATATCACTAGTTTCTCCAACTCTATTTCTATCATTACCTTTTGATTGCCCATCATTACTAAAATTTCTCCATTCTTGTTCTTcagataatatatttgtttctACAACTAATCCACATCCATTACATATTTGTGTACCTTCACTAGTATcacatattattattcctTTTTCTTTACAATCTGgacaaatattattttggaAACCTCGAAAGGAATGAAGTAACCTTCGATTTATATTCCCAGGTTCGTGATTACCATCTGAAAGTAATAGAAATagtaacaaatatatatatatagatatatatatatttctcaataataatacacacatttttttaatcataaaacttatatgaataaattaCTTATTTTTGATGAGTGATTTTTTCCAAATGAAGGGcttaaaaacaaatttttatttttattataaagtGATGacatttctatattttttcatttttttatgtctGCTT
This genomic window from Plasmodium berghei ANKA genome assembly, chromosome: 2 contains:
- a CDS encoding P-loop containing nucleoside triphosphate hydrolase, putative, coding for MELNLDDFNDFDRLDNILINEIEKEKKQNVGDKRKFDIYDDYQELLNTKIQKKNNKKKETVNNNYDNVSNIYEQGQENIQTNDNYHILFNREFHNHYIFNDYKYLKEYVYKNNLMSDDIYFKKDEVIMKNKIDSQKMFQTNEDLTDFIKIYDVNNNYPPIYLNLFKKSDTDTTSQSPYNYPLKTHGEEDIPSNLQKQNISIFTKSKKENFRDMLERVLNEIKQENIDKERKNKGEYTSTNNLMSKENDESNIFSQKMPTENVNFVEKYRGKYFSELLTDEAINREAILWIKQWNDLIKKEKEVIYKNNEEEKKEYFKKFNEFPKILLLGGSAGKGKTTLAYVIANHFKFNVIEINGSDDRNKETLIPFIESIVCNNSIGSKPNICIIDEIDGLSSTYQNIEAIMNFLNKKDKKNMSIIKRPIICICNDIYHKSLKELRKICKVVLVENINIQMLKGRINYICDKENIKISNEAINKLIDIYKSDIRAILNTIYFLSIGLRSLNLNGNTNNGEGTNSTSYTNFNNKTIITLDTLNLYLFHKDANNNYIELLNIIYVKNKNKKLIKKLLLECYNFFHICLGTEYNYLQSYYYIYDNLLNIPFNDFDFSKLGYGLDFLAFCDHLEYKQKQILNFSLQKMLYLSVYLFIIIIHLNTNSHIQYILMNNSTSNHFRKKQIDLKNMKNNFINDKFAVITYKYIYSKYFYSEILNYIFAFFYTNEFFFKNVHLWGKQNYYKDIDFPKYILVPYEYKNVSKFKLFSLKLLLLMTIFNISFTSISSSLPPTQSESTTTTKSITNQNLNKHNSFLNNNNMTKVYIFDPFVDDLLIYAQKKNNIFSSYPYNQNKQINYMTNTSFNFKTFPNILNNDICEALNDLKNWINNISAKYNKKNKEKHLNQMQIVKSSYNHKNTKKSIFDVTYASNFEQSLTDIILIAYQNGYQHSYKHYFLNQQNESDYIENKQKNQSSNILLDHIIPQTKILSNKDNSIFTISDLIAQEKSYMKKYISNNKNIYFSGKYIKTSGYYKNVEERCNAVLQPLNFYVVENK